AAATTCTTGGCGAGAACAGGTTGGGCAAGCAATAAAGTTAATTCCTCTTGAACGAATCCGTAAAGATTTCAAAATATCAAAACCGACTTTGATTTCCTCTATGGGATCTGCCGCCAAAGAGATGCGCAGTGTATCACCAATGCCCTCAGCTAATAACATTCCTAAACCCACCGCAGATTTTACTGCGCCAGCGCGTGCGCCACCTGCTTCTGTAATGCCTAAATGTAAAGGCTGTTTAATTGCTTTAGCCAGTAAACGATAAGATTCAACCGCTAAGAATACATCGGAGGCTTTTACGCTCACTTTAAACTGATCGAAGTTAAGACGATCTAGAATTTCTACATGACGCAATGCGGATTCTAACAAGGCTTCTGGCGTTGGTTCGCCATATTTTTCTTGCAAATCTTTTTCTAAAGAGCCTGCATTTACACCAATACGAATCGGAATATTTTTGTCTTGCGCACAATCAACAACGGCACGGACGCGATCTTCACGACCAATGTTGCCAGGATTGATACGTAAACAATCCACTCCATATTCTGCGACTTTTAACGCAATACGATAGTCAAAATGAATATCTGCTACGAGCGGGACATTCACTTGTTGTTTAATTTGTTTAAATGCTTCCGCAGCATCCATTGTTGGAACAGATACACGAACAATATCTGCACCAACACGTTCTAATGATTTAATTTGAGCAACTGTCGCTTCCACATCAGTGGTGCGAGTATTTGTCATTGATTGCACGGCAATCGGTGCATCCCCACCAATTGGTACATTTCCCACATAAATTTTTGTCGATTCACGACGCTTAATAGTTGGCTGAAAAGCTGACATTATTTTTCCTAAGGTTGTGAAAGCTTGAATTTTGCTACGCGACCATCCACTTTGAGAGGATAATTCTCGCCTTTGTAAGTGATACGCACATTGCTTGGTGCGCCTACAATTAATGAAAATTCATTGCCATTAAAGGTTAATATTTCGCCTTGTTTATATTCTTTTTGTGCTAATACGTGGCGAGCGTTATCTTTTACACTAATCCAACTGCTATTTGCTAGTATTTCAATCACTAAATCGCCTTTTGCTATAGGTAACGTTGGAGAAATACTTGGATTTTCGACCGCACTTTGAATATCTGAAACTGATTTTTCATCGTTTTTGGGTTGTGAAACGCTATTTTCTTGTGCTATTTCTGGTAACAGATTATTTGTTATTTCTACTGGTTGTGAGACTGGTGCTGCTGTTTCTGGTGCAGATTTATTAGTTTCTTCTGTTGTCACAAGAGCGGTGGTGGGCTGATTGTTTTCGGTAGAGGCAACATAGCTTTGCACTAAATCATCGCGTTCTTGAGTATTTTGTTGATAACTTTGCCACCACCAAAGCCCAGT
The nucleotide sequence above comes from Haemophilus influenzae. Encoded proteins:
- a CDS encoding RodZ domain-containing protein, giving the protein MNPTTEQVLSPGEIFRQTREALNLSLEDVAKEITLRPSILEQLENNEFIQKSTPSIFVKGYVRSYAKFLRLPDSVWENIVFAETEKNDLGKNARSTRAVNQYSSHNRWIGRLTAIVFVMVIGMTGLWWWQSYQQNTQERDDLVQSYVASTENNQPTTALVTTEETNKSAPETAAPVSQPVEITNNLLPEIAQENSVSQPKNDEKSVSDIQSAVENPSISPTLPIAKGDLVIEILANSSWISVKDNARHVLAQKEYKQGEILTFNGNEFSLIVGAPSNVRITYKGENYPLKVDGRVAKFKLSQP
- the ispG gene encoding flavodoxin-dependent (E)-4-hydroxy-3-methylbut-2-enyl-diphosphate synthase; translation: MSAFQPTIKRRESTKIYVGNVPIGGDAPIAVQSMTNTRTTDVEATVAQIKSLERVGADIVRVSVPTMDAAEAFKQIKQQVNVPLVADIHFDYRIALKVAEYGVDCLRINPGNIGREDRVRAVVDCAQDKNIPIRIGVNAGSLEKDLQEKYGEPTPEALLESALRHVEILDRLNFDQFKVSVKASDVFLAVESYRLLAKAIKQPLHLGITEAGGARAGAVKSAVGLGMLLAEGIGDTLRISLAADPIEEIKVGFDILKSLRIRSRGINFIACPTCSRQEFDVIGTVNALEQRLEDIITPMDVSIIGCVVNGPGEALISDLGVTGGNKKSGYYLDGERQKERFDNEDIVNQLEAKIRAKVARQDPKNRII